A genomic segment from Bacillus cereus G9842 encodes:
- a CDS encoding phage head closure protein yields MRPFQYKKPLNTGDFRNRISIEQPEIIKDELNQAIETGNWEEVKSAWAMIKTVKGSEYIEASASQSTRIYRFVIPYKTGITELMRINMKNRIFDIIEPPMNDDEMYQTLTIIAKEHV; encoded by the coding sequence ATGCGTCCTTTTCAGTATAAAAAACCACTGAATACAGGTGACTTTAGAAATCGAATTAGCATTGAACAACCTGAAATAATAAAAGATGAATTGAATCAAGCAATTGAAACAGGTAATTGGGAAGAAGTTAAAAGTGCATGGGCAATGATAAAAACGGTGAAAGGCTCTGAGTATATTGAAGCTTCAGCTTCACAGTCTACACGAATTTATCGGTTTGTAATTCCTTATAAAACAGGTATTACAGAATTAATGCGAATTAATATGAAGAATCGTATCTTTGACATTATCGAACCGCCAATGAATGATGATGAAATGTATCAAACATTGACTATTATCGCAAAGGAGCATGTTTAA
- a CDS encoding HK97 gp10 family phage protein, whose amino-acid sequence MSNFASDLARELQRYANVVEEELTNAQEDVADIAVNKLRQNSPKKTGGYRKGWRKKKVDKAVVIHNTKGQLTHLLENGHAKASGGRVPEKVHIRPVEEYVIDELPKRIERAIES is encoded by the coding sequence ATGAGTAATTTTGCGAGTGATCTTGCTAGAGAATTGCAAAGGTATGCAAATGTTGTGGAAGAAGAATTAACAAATGCACAAGAAGATGTAGCTGATATTGCTGTAAATAAGTTAAGACAAAATAGTCCTAAAAAAACCGGTGGTTATCGTAAAGGTTGGCGTAAGAAAAAAGTAGATAAAGCCGTTGTTATCCATAATACAAAAGGGCAATTAACGCATCTTTTAGAAAATGGCCATGCGAAAGCTAGTGGTGGCCGAGTACCGGAGAAAGTGCATATTCGTCCCGTTGAAGAGTATGTAATTGATGAATTGCCAAAACGTATTGAAAGGGCAATTGAATCATGA
- a CDS encoding DUF3994 domain-containing protein: MKAKRLITLALPIMLLSACTTETYGLTQSEFKQVDKEFKADKMIEDMKKMHYSDEEIEKQLRGALATIKAKQEEAEKKSKPKKDIQLDSYSKETKTDTGKQSSDKDDTEGFPTDNIDKKEKSTNKLSEKEYVNRAFELRLDLQQEIDSIKAKAKSMMEDGESITKPTIDAITDTRLVLDDLESMNAPKKYEEQQEYLIKEAVTKSREGLNRVEEDIRKFGDGRIGTVRLKEVLEKGMNDVNYGPRLLETLFEDFEADYPGAKQKAMDKKQKEKKDSDEGTVNISANGKELVADWGTYRNGEFNLGFDLKKDGSFLMYESENKEERNQTHMIGEWKYDGIKKEITFKYKKFIEHGSEKEGIDLPPYAEFKVLSFNGDTFEMMELESEVVMKARKR, encoded by the coding sequence ATGAAAGCAAAAAGACTTATAACGTTAGCTTTACCTATCATGTTATTATCAGCTTGTACAACAGAAACATACGGACTTACTCAATCAGAGTTTAAACAGGTAGACAAAGAGTTTAAAGCAGATAAAATGATAGAAGATATGAAAAAAATGCATTATAGTGATGAAGAGATTGAAAAACAACTAAGAGGTGCATTAGCAACTATTAAGGCTAAGCAGGAAGAAGCGGAAAAAAAGTCTAAACCGAAAAAAGACATACAATTAGACTCATACAGTAAAGAAACGAAAACAGATACAGGCAAACAATCCTCTGATAAAGACGATACAGAAGGTTTTCCTACAGATAATATAGATAAGAAAGAAAAGAGTACAAATAAACTATCCGAAAAAGAATATGTCAATCGTGCATTTGAGTTACGTTTAGACTTACAACAAGAAATAGATAGCATAAAAGCAAAAGCTAAATCAATGATGGAAGATGGTGAATCAATTACAAAGCCTACAATAGATGCCATTACGGATACGAGACTTGTATTGGATGATTTAGAAAGCATGAATGCACCGAAAAAGTATGAAGAGCAGCAGGAGTACCTCATTAAAGAAGCTGTAACAAAGAGTAGAGAAGGATTAAATAGAGTAGAAGAAGATATTAGAAAGTTCGGCGACGGTAGAATTGGTACTGTAAGACTAAAAGAAGTACTAGAAAAAGGTATGAATGATGTAAACTACGGACCTCGTTTGTTGGAAACCTTATTCGAAGATTTTGAAGCAGATTATCCTGGGGCAAAACAGAAAGCAATGGATAAGAAACAGAAAGAAAAGAAAGACTCTGATGAAGGGACTGTTAATATCTCTGCAAACGGTAAGGAGTTAGTAGCTGATTGGGGTACATATCGAAATGGTGAATTTAATCTAGGTTTTGACTTAAAGAAAGATGGTTCTTTCCTCATGTATGAGAGTGAAAACAAGGAAGAGCGTAATCAAACTCATATGATAGGTGAATGGAAGTATGACGGGATTAAAAAAGAAATTACCTTCAAGTATAAGAAGTTTATAGAGCATGGCTCAGAGAAAGAAGGTATAGACTTACCACCATATGCGGAATTCAAGGTATTATCCTTTAACGGTGATACATTTGAAATGATGGAATTAGAAAGTGAAGTAGTAATGAAAGCAAGGAAACGCTAA
- a CDS encoding distal tail protein Dit produces the protein MSSFTFNNQRKEYIQIEKGWSPPTWAPLKRNFLKTPGYPGARLLGTDTDPRPLPVPVGIIVPDGTDLETLKEEIAAWLITEEAVELVFDATPDRTYLAIIDEDFNLDDFVTLGKGTLKFICPMPYKLGPTRTVEFQTGALGLMANVQNKGTVHSNPIIEINITKPNTFLDVWFEDKYSKESDYFRIGVPLKMEQLPVERNQRLIWDEMSKTIGWSKVSSMEDGNPVGEMKTDSYQFYCSDYGSGNGWHGAAVKKSIPGGPVQDFIMQAHVTCKSKKINEMGRVEIAILDENSKVLSKIAMNDLYWQAEQNFGTMVIGYDNKPGKTGLIYESGDYPNTWNQYYGRLWIARTGNDWEAYISKFLPGTEKDDSERFARWTDKDNKHMEKAAQIQISIMQWQDVPPVEAMTVSDLKFWKVNLNNQNTPPYIVDVGDKVVIDTENSHVMIEGKDAINIKDIFSNFPIINKGMNTLEIMPSDIGTAKVKYRERFR, from the coding sequence ATGAGTTCTTTTACTTTTAACAACCAACGAAAGGAGTACATTCAAATAGAAAAGGGATGGAGTCCACCAACATGGGCACCTCTAAAACGTAATTTCTTAAAAACACCTGGATATCCAGGTGCAAGATTATTAGGAACGGATACAGACCCTCGTCCACTTCCTGTCCCTGTAGGAATTATCGTTCCAGATGGAACAGATTTAGAAACGTTAAAAGAAGAAATAGCAGCATGGTTAATTACAGAAGAAGCAGTTGAGCTAGTATTTGATGCAACTCCTGATCGAACATATTTAGCTATAATTGATGAAGATTTTAATCTTGATGATTTCGTTACGTTAGGTAAAGGTACTTTGAAGTTTATTTGTCCGATGCCTTATAAATTAGGACCTACCCGAACGGTAGAATTTCAAACAGGTGCACTGGGGTTAATGGCAAACGTTCAAAATAAAGGAACTGTTCATTCTAATCCTATTATTGAGATCAACATTACGAAACCAAACACTTTTTTAGATGTATGGTTTGAAGATAAATATTCAAAGGAATCGGATTATTTCCGTATTGGAGTGCCATTAAAAATGGAACAATTGCCTGTAGAAAGAAATCAACGTCTTATATGGGATGAAATGTCCAAAACTATAGGGTGGAGTAAGGTTAGTTCTATGGAAGACGGTAATCCAGTTGGTGAAATGAAAACAGATAGTTACCAATTCTATTGTTCGGACTATGGCTCGGGTAATGGATGGCATGGCGCAGCTGTTAAGAAGAGTATCCCTGGTGGGCCAGTACAAGATTTTATTATGCAAGCCCACGTTACATGTAAAAGTAAAAAGATCAATGAAATGGGACGAGTTGAGATAGCAATACTCGATGAAAACAGCAAAGTTCTTTCAAAAATTGCCATGAATGACCTCTATTGGCAAGCTGAACAAAATTTTGGAACGATGGTAATTGGATATGATAATAAGCCTGGAAAAACAGGCTTAATTTATGAGAGTGGTGATTATCCGAATACATGGAATCAGTATTATGGTAGGTTGTGGATTGCTAGAACCGGTAATGATTGGGAAGCTTATATTTCAAAATTTCTTCCTGGAACAGAAAAAGATGATTCAGAACGCTTTGCAAGATGGACCGATAAAGACAATAAACATATGGAAAAAGCAGCTCAAATACAGATTAGTATCATGCAGTGGCAAGATGTTCCGCCAGTAGAAGCGATGACAGTTTCGGATTTGAAATTTTGGAAAGTGAATTTAAATAATCAAAATACACCGCCTTATATAGTCGATGTTGGTGACAAAGTCGTAATTGATACAGAAAATAGTCATGTAATGATTGAAGGGAAGGATGCGATTAATATTAAGGACATTTTCAGTAATTTTCCTATCATTAATAAAGGTATGAATACACTAGAAATCATGCCTTCTGATATCGGAACAGCAAAGGTTAAATATAGGGAGCGGTTTAGATGA
- a CDS encoding major tail protein has product MNENKVAFGLKNVHYALFDIKDGVVTFNTPIPLPGAVELTFDPRGDLIEFYADDMLYYAASNNQGYDGTLSIATIPEQFAIDALGEELDEEDGVLNELADAKGKSFALLFEFDGDVRATRHVMFNCSASRPTLASKTKTNSAEPNTNELKFVSSPIDINGKRMVKTKTTTKSKTDIYNNWYKKVYTKVPALPKGA; this is encoded by the coding sequence ATGAATGAAAATAAAGTAGCATTTGGTTTAAAGAATGTCCATTATGCGCTTTTTGATATTAAAGATGGTGTAGTTACATTTAATACACCAATTCCATTACCTGGTGCGGTTGAATTAACGTTTGATCCACGAGGGGATTTAATTGAATTCTACGCTGATGACATGCTTTATTACGCTGCAAGTAATAACCAAGGGTATGATGGAACGCTTTCTATTGCGACTATTCCGGAACAATTTGCAATTGATGCACTAGGAGAGGAATTAGACGAAGAAGATGGTGTGTTAAATGAGTTAGCGGATGCTAAAGGAAAATCATTTGCATTATTATTTGAATTTGATGGCGATGTACGAGCAACTCGACACGTTATGTTTAACTGTTCTGCAAGTCGTCCAACACTTGCATCTAAAACGAAAACAAATTCAGCGGAGCCAAATACAAATGAACTTAAATTTGTATCCAGCCCTATTGATATTAATGGAAAACGTATGGTTAAAACGAAAACTACTACTAAATCAAAAACAGATATTTATAATAATTGGTACAAAAAAGTGTATACAAAAGTACCTGCATTACCAAAAGGAGCGTAA
- a CDS encoding BhlA/UviB family holin-like peptide — protein sequence MRTVEDAIFNSVIQQGAFAALFVWMLFTTQKKNEQREEKYQQVIDRNQQVIEEQAKAFGSISKDVTEIKQKLFEGDVQ from the coding sequence ATGAGAACAGTGGAAGATGCAATTTTCAACTCAGTTATTCAACAAGGTGCATTTGCAGCGTTATTTGTGTGGATGCTATTTACTACGCAAAAAAAGAATGAGCAGCGTGAAGAAAAGTATCAACAAGTAATTGATAGAAACCAACAAGTCATAGAAGAGCAAGCAAAGGCTTTTGGATCTATCTCTAAAGATGTAACAGAAATCAAACAAAAACTATTTGAAGGAGATGTTCAATAA
- a CDS encoding GH25 family lysozyme, whose amino-acid sequence MGYIVDISKWNGNINWDVAALQLDLVIARVQDGSNVVDHMYQSYVGEMKKRGVSFGNYAFCRFVSENDARVEARDFWNRGDKDALFWVADVEVKTMGNMLAGTLAFIDELRQLGAKKVGLYVGHHTYKEFQADKVNADFLWIPRYGGNRPAYPCDIWQYTETGNVPGIGKCDLNQLIGSKPLSWFTGEEHTKQSVANGGYQYVKSGGFGISLVQEVVNAMNERGTKGKVISDPLTGLAYLQTEVLPNGELDKITAWMDERNWWYEYIKK is encoded by the coding sequence ATGGGGTATATCGTCGATATTTCAAAATGGAATGGTAATATTAACTGGGATGTAGCAGCACTGCAATTAGACTTAGTAATTGCTAGGGTACAAGATGGTTCTAACGTAGTTGATCATATGTATCAAAGTTATGTTGGTGAAATGAAAAAACGTGGTGTTTCTTTTGGTAACTATGCGTTTTGTCGATTTGTTTCTGAAAATGATGCACGTGTAGAAGCTCGCGACTTTTGGAATCGTGGAGATAAAGATGCATTGTTTTGGGTAGCGGATGTGGAAGTGAAAACAATGGGGAATATGTTAGCTGGAACGTTAGCTTTTATCGATGAATTACGCCAGTTAGGTGCTAAAAAGGTTGGGCTATATGTTGGTCATCATACATATAAAGAGTTCCAAGCGGATAAAGTAAACGCTGATTTCTTATGGATTCCTCGATATGGTGGGAATAGACCAGCTTATCCATGTGATATCTGGCAATACACAGAGACAGGTAATGTACCTGGTATCGGTAAGTGTGATTTGAACCAATTGATTGGCAGTAAACCGTTATCTTGGTTTACAGGAGAGGAACATACAAAACAATCTGTTGCTAATGGTGGCTATCAATATGTTAAATCTGGTGGGTTTGGCATTTCACTGGTTCAGGAAGTCGTAAATGCTATGAATGAGCGTGGAACAAAAGGGAAGGTTATCTCTGATCCATTAACTGGTTTAGCGTACTTACAAACTGAAGTACTGCCTAATGGTGAACTTGATAAGATTACAGCTTGGATGGATGAAAGAAACTGGTGGTACGAGTACATTAAAAAATAA
- a CDS encoding phage tail spike protein — MRTPSGVLHIIDFKTSQIVSAIQPKDYWDDKRHWEIKNNIDTLEFKVFDNTKYAATLMQQNLVLKEVRDGRIVPYVITEVEKDPDDRSVITYASGAWINLAKDDYIRPQKIEGKTVNEFMDIALVGTKWKRGKTEYAGFHSMTIDEFIDPLSFLKKIASLFELEIIYRVEVVGSRIAGWYVDMVKKRGRETGKEVTLGKDLVGIKRIENSQNICTALIGFIKKEGGEVLTISDINKGIPYIVDNDAFQRWNEKGKHKFGFYTPETEEDITPERLLTLMKIELAKRVNTSVSYDVQAQSIGRVFGLAHELINEGDTIRIKDVGFTPKLYLEARAIAGDESHTDPSQDKYAFGDYREITDSNEELRKIYNRILSSLGSKQELINQLDKLVKDANETANNAKRESEVAKTLAEKVQENLKNNMVNIIEAKNPPTDNLIVGKTLWRDISNGKPGILKVWNGKGWEPLIPDVETIKKETMEQVNKDIKLTKEELNKKVEEAQKEASGQFKEVKNSLQEVSQTIKNVQNSQGEINKTVSEMKQTNEGFTKSIELLTKKDGEITGKLNTVEETFEGTKKTISEVQQTTNALKKTTTEITEKAGQISEKLESVEKKVNNDKAGGRNLLLDSNAKYEKIDYLINPYSLTENFSTGEEYTFVIKGSVPNGQKFGIWQNGGSNNVGYATSVYANGITYVTFKAVAATSGNERKLSLYNFPSNTTKAIVEWVALYKGNKPQDWTPAPENQVTSDEFTKKTTEIEKSVDGIKESIKTVEKTQISFNERVNTVEKNAEGTTASVKKLQETQTEQGKTLTQAGTTIQQHSEALKLTMKKKDVEDYVGGLGTVNELRDADFKLGQKYWFWNSGNGAIGSVDTNLKYKGMNTFAITVTGQTQDRWWGLTSQFIECQVNEEFVASGYFNTDGKTPIDSGGAFIEIEWWTADKKTRIKTARTNIKVVNHTWVRAVCSDKAPANASFVRWRYYVTRNGRLWCAAPMLQRGTIATEFWLHPKDQTDVDKMLEDIANRVATEKYNQKVTELERSIGANEKGITIVSRKQETFINETYNAYARKTESRLEVLDEGILAQILKDGIVTAINMSPGKITINAAKLDINADTMVKWLTAKGINTNLIRINGDKITIDKDGVTVKMLDFLFQDEWGTKTTAVSRRNLIADPDFSSVTKKNIGHNDYYGFEGGYGLTWRSWGNVVIEKNTHIFDYEQMVNATRVDMYNYPEAIVNNGIHPGNEYTVSAHFRASMINGVRKTGKPRLHVCCVKFRDNVSYDIWNEQKMDFPEPSTFYGEIRRYSFTFKVPKNYIPQQHALIIKVCSANADMRQGTAICVSGVTLYSGKYASMYNWDRAAAERADGIQPFNALAVGGVNNNIKPAADGQTFDISTEKDVKVFSNIRAMQGINLGGGGFQQWGHIRFVEGNRGLGFYVCNSNGWHFNSLG; from the coding sequence ATGAGAACACCAAGTGGAGTCTTACATATTATTGATTTTAAAACTAGTCAAATCGTTTCAGCTATACAACCAAAAGATTATTGGGATGATAAACGTCATTGGGAAATCAAGAATAATATCGATACTTTAGAGTTTAAAGTATTTGATAACACGAAATATGCAGCAACACTTATGCAACAAAACTTAGTATTAAAAGAAGTAAGGGATGGGCGTATTGTTCCGTATGTAATCACTGAAGTAGAAAAAGACCCTGACGATAGATCCGTAATTACTTATGCATCAGGTGCATGGATTAATCTTGCTAAAGATGACTATATTCGTCCGCAGAAAATTGAAGGTAAGACAGTAAATGAATTTATGGATATTGCTCTTGTAGGTACAAAATGGAAGCGTGGTAAAACGGAGTATGCTGGATTTCATTCTATGACTATTGATGAATTTATAGATCCATTGAGTTTCTTAAAAAAGATTGCTTCCCTATTTGAACTAGAAATTATATACCGTGTTGAAGTGGTTGGTTCTCGAATTGCAGGTTGGTATGTAGACATGGTGAAAAAAAGAGGAAGAGAAACAGGAAAGGAAGTCACGTTAGGTAAAGATTTAGTTGGAATTAAACGTATTGAAAACTCACAAAACATTTGTACAGCTTTAATTGGCTTTATCAAAAAAGAAGGTGGAGAAGTTCTCACTATCTCAGATATAAATAAGGGTATTCCATATATTGTGGATAACGATGCATTTCAACGTTGGAATGAAAAAGGTAAACACAAATTTGGATTTTATACTCCAGAAACAGAAGAAGATATAACACCAGAACGCTTATTGACTCTTATGAAAATAGAGTTAGCAAAACGTGTGAATACCTCTGTCTCTTATGATGTTCAAGCACAAAGTATAGGGCGTGTATTTGGACTGGCTCACGAGTTAATCAATGAAGGAGATACAATCCGAATTAAAGATGTTGGATTCACACCTAAGCTTTATTTAGAAGCAAGGGCAATCGCTGGTGATGAATCACATACTGATCCTTCGCAAGATAAATACGCATTTGGTGATTACCGTGAGATTACAGATTCAAATGAAGAACTACGAAAGATTTACAATCGTATCCTTAGTTCACTAGGTAGTAAGCAAGAACTGATAAATCAGTTAGATAAATTAGTGAAAGATGCAAATGAAACAGCTAATAATGCTAAGAGAGAATCAGAAGTAGCAAAAACACTGGCTGAAAAAGTTCAAGAGAATCTTAAAAATAATATGGTAAATATAATCGAAGCTAAAAATCCACCGACCGATAATCTTATAGTAGGTAAAACATTATGGCGAGATATTAGCAACGGTAAACCTGGTATTTTAAAAGTGTGGAACGGTAAAGGTTGGGAGCCTCTTATTCCTGATGTGGAAACTATCAAGAAAGAAACAATGGAGCAGGTTAATAAGGATATTAAACTTACAAAAGAAGAATTAAATAAAAAAGTGGAAGAAGCGCAAAAAGAAGCTTCGGGACAATTCAAGGAAGTTAAAAATAGTCTCCAAGAAGTTTCGCAAACTATTAAAAATGTACAAAACTCTCAAGGTGAAATTAATAAAACTGTCTCTGAAATGAAACAAACCAACGAAGGTTTTACTAAATCTATTGAGTTATTAACAAAAAAAGATGGTGAAATCACTGGAAAATTAAATACAGTAGAAGAGACTTTTGAAGGTACAAAAAAGACAATCTCTGAGGTGCAGCAAACAACAAATGCTTTAAAGAAAACCACAACTGAAATTACTGAAAAGGCTGGTCAGATTAGTGAGAAGTTGGAGAGTGTAGAAAAGAAAGTTAATAACGATAAAGCTGGAGGACGTAATCTGTTATTAGATTCAAATGCTAAATACGAAAAAATAGATTATCTAATCAATCCATATTCTCTAACCGAAAATTTCTCTACAGGTGAAGAATATACATTTGTAATTAAAGGTAGCGTTCCGAATGGGCAGAAGTTCGGGATTTGGCAAAATGGCGGTTCGAATAATGTTGGATATGCTACAAGTGTTTATGCGAATGGAATAACCTATGTAACTTTTAAAGCTGTAGCAGCAACGAGTGGAAATGAAAGAAAGTTGAGTCTGTATAACTTTCCAAGTAACACTACAAAAGCCATTGTAGAATGGGTTGCTTTATATAAAGGTAATAAGCCACAGGATTGGACACCAGCTCCAGAAAATCAAGTAACGAGTGATGAATTCACTAAGAAAACAACCGAGATTGAAAAAAGTGTGGATGGTATTAAAGAAAGTATAAAAACGGTAGAAAAAACACAAATCTCTTTTAATGAACGTGTTAACACTGTAGAAAAGAATGCAGAAGGAACAACTGCAAGTGTTAAGAAATTACAGGAAACACAAACTGAGCAAGGGAAAACATTAACTCAGGCGGGCACAACGATACAGCAACACTCTGAAGCGTTGAAATTAACAATGAAAAAGAAAGATGTTGAGGATTATGTAGGCGGTTTAGGTACTGTCAACGAGTTGCGTGATGCTGATTTTAAGTTAGGACAGAAATATTGGTTTTGGAATAGCGGTAATGGGGCTATTGGTTCTGTTGATACGAATTTAAAATACAAAGGTATGAATACATTTGCAATTACCGTTACTGGCCAGACTCAAGATCGTTGGTGGGGACTTACAAGCCAATTCATTGAGTGTCAGGTTAACGAAGAATTTGTTGCATCAGGTTATTTCAATACTGATGGGAAAACACCTATTGATAGTGGTGGTGCATTTATTGAAATTGAATGGTGGACTGCTGACAAAAAAACTCGCATTAAAACAGCTAGAACGAATATCAAGGTTGTAAATCATACATGGGTTCGTGCTGTATGTTCAGATAAAGCACCAGCCAATGCATCGTTTGTGAGATGGCGTTATTACGTTACAAGAAATGGGCGTTTATGGTGTGCTGCACCTATGTTACAACGTGGCACTATAGCTACAGAATTTTGGTTACATCCGAAAGATCAAACGGACGTTGATAAAATGCTAGAAGATATAGCTAATAGAGTAGCTACTGAGAAATACAATCAGAAAGTTACAGAGTTAGAAAGAAGTATTGGTGCAAATGAAAAAGGTATTACAATCGTTTCTAGAAAACAAGAAACGTTTATAAATGAGACTTATAATGCCTATGCAAGGAAAACGGAATCTAGGTTAGAAGTTTTAGATGAAGGGATTTTAGCGCAGATTTTAAAGGACGGAATTGTCACTGCCATCAATATGTCCCCTGGGAAAATTACAATCAATGCTGCAAAACTGGATATTAATGCAGATACAATGGTCAAATGGCTAACAGCAAAAGGCATTAATACGAATCTTATTAGAATTAACGGTGACAAGATAACTATTGATAAAGATGGTGTAACTGTTAAAATGCTAGATTTTCTATTCCAAGACGAATGGGGAACAAAAACAACTGCGGTATCAAGACGAAACCTAATAGCAGATCCCGATTTTTCTAGTGTTACAAAGAAAAACATTGGACATAACGATTATTATGGGTTTGAAGGTGGATACGGTCTTACTTGGAGGTCATGGGGAAATGTCGTAATAGAAAAGAATACACATATATTCGATTACGAGCAAATGGTGAATGCTACAAGGGTAGACATGTATAACTATCCAGAAGCAATCGTGAATAATGGCATACATCCCGGAAATGAATACACAGTATCTGCTCACTTTAGAGCATCTATGATAAATGGTGTACGTAAAACAGGGAAACCACGCTTACATGTATGTTGTGTTAAATTCCGAGACAATGTAAGTTACGATATATGGAATGAACAAAAAATGGACTTTCCTGAGCCATCTACATTTTATGGAGAAATCAGAAGATATTCATTTACCTTCAAAGTGCCGAAAAACTATATTCCGCAACAACACGCATTGATTATTAAAGTTTGTTCTGCTAATGCTGACATGAGACAAGGGACAGCGATTTGTGTAAGTGGTGTAACGCTATACAGTGGCAAATATGCATCTATGTATAATTGGGATCGTGCTGCAGCAGAAAGAGCAGATGGCATTCAGCCGTTTAACGCGCTTGCTGTAGGCGGTGTGAATAATAATATAAAACCAGCAGCAGACGGACAAACGTTTGATATAAGTACAGAAAAGGATGTAAAAGTTTTTTCTAATATAAGGGCGATGCAAGGAATTAATTTAGGCGGCGGTGGATTCCAACAATGGGGACATATTCGTTTTGTAGAAGGAAACCGAGGGTTAGGATTCTATGTCTGTAACTCAAATGGATGGCACTTTAATAGTTTGGGATAA
- a CDS encoding DUF7018 domain-containing (lipo)protein codes for MKNKKLICLALPIMLSAIGCSNNDIEKEKKTDNLQVAESEKKTETRSDKDVIKSLNEEVDKLHKEKDELEKKIQDEKASKEKISKEKDELEKKIQDEAASKKEVSKEKDVIKKEDKIEDNTRFSTIKEYQETVYKLANNFESELRATKPIIEKDKTLLTNKDELKAQYDKVQVQADKIKSLHPPKEYTDLQIGLIDSLTVYQKAVAGMFSGLDERDKEKVKGYEQSVMDGLAYFKDSLNAIKEIKE; via the coding sequence ATGAAAAACAAGAAACTAATATGTTTAGCACTTCCAATTATGTTATCAGCGATAGGTTGTTCAAATAATGACATAGAAAAAGAAAAGAAAACTGATAACTTACAAGTAGCAGAGTCAGAAAAGAAAACTGAAACAAGATCTGATAAGGATGTTATAAAATCGTTAAATGAAGAAGTAGATAAACTACATAAAGAAAAGGACGAGTTAGAAAAGAAGATACAAGATGAAAAAGCTAGTAAAGAAAAAATAAGTAAAGAGAAAGACGAGTTAGAGAAGAAAATACAAGATGAAGCAGCTAGTAAAAAAGAAGTAAGTAAAGAGAAAGATGTAATTAAAAAGGAAGACAAGATAGAAGACAATACGAGATTCAGTACTATAAAAGAGTATCAAGAGACAGTGTATAAACTTGCTAATAACTTTGAATCCGAATTACGCGCCACGAAACCAATAATTGAAAAAGATAAAACACTATTGACAAATAAAGACGAATTAAAAGCGCAGTATGATAAAGTACAAGTACAAGCTGACAAGATAAAATCTCTTCACCCACCTAAGGAGTACACAGATTTACAAATCGGACTGATAGATTCCTTAACAGTATATCAAAAGGCAGTAGCCGGCATGTTTTCAGGCTTAGACGAAAGGGATAAAGAAAAGGTTAAAGGGTATGAACAATCTGTAATGGATGGTTTGGCATACTTTAAAGATTCACTAAACGCAATAAAAGAAATAAAGGAATAA